A stretch of the Thiomicrorhabdus xiamenensis genome encodes the following:
- a CDS encoding HAD-IIB family hydrolase translates to MTSILLCTDLDRTLIPNGTQPEHPMARPLFRELCELPEISLAYVTGRHLELMQSAIKNFQLPQPNYAITDVGTKIYHRDYQDWHPMRVWENEIDQGWSEQNLEQIQTSLRKISGLRLQEPSKQNTHKISFYADLQRQDSSDYLSQTKECLDRFGLTHSLIWSIDETIDLGLLDILPPNATKLHAIEFLRDYLNFPYQATVFSGDSGNDLPVLISPIQSILVANATDELKFQAYSEAQQNGNQLQFFQAENTHHSNGNYAAGILQGVEHYFPHIKERLHDWDKLYD, encoded by the coding sequence ATGACCTCAATTTTATTATGTACCGATCTTGATCGAACCCTTATCCCGAACGGAACCCAACCGGAGCACCCCATGGCTCGACCTCTGTTTCGGGAACTATGCGAACTGCCGGAGATAAGCTTGGCGTATGTCACCGGGCGCCACCTGGAGCTGATGCAAAGCGCCATTAAAAACTTCCAGCTGCCGCAACCCAACTACGCCATTACCGATGTCGGCACCAAAATCTATCACCGGGATTATCAAGACTGGCACCCGATGCGGGTCTGGGAAAATGAAATCGATCAAGGCTGGTCCGAACAGAACCTTGAGCAGATACAAACATCACTGCGAAAAATTTCCGGACTGAGGCTCCAGGAGCCGTCCAAACAGAATACCCACAAAATCAGTTTTTACGCGGACTTGCAACGACAGGATTCGAGCGATTATCTGTCGCAAACCAAAGAGTGTCTTGACCGGTTCGGACTGACGCACAGCCTGATCTGGAGTATCGATGAAACCATTGATCTGGGGCTTTTGGACATATTGCCGCCGAATGCCACGAAGCTGCACGCGATCGAATTTTTGCGGGATTATCTGAACTTTCCGTATCAGGCTACGGTGTTCTCGGGTGACAGCGGCAACGATCTGCCAGTGCTGATCAGCCCCATCCAATCAATACTGGTCGCCAACGCCACCGACGAGCTGAAATTTCAAGCGTACAGTGAAGCGCAGCAGAACGGAAACCAGCTACAGTTTTTTCAGGCGGAAAATACCCACCATTCCAACGGCAACTATGCCGCTGGCATTTTGCAAGGCGTCGAACATTACTTTCCGCATATCAAAGAACGATTACACGATTGGGATAAACTTTATGACTGA
- a CDS encoding PfkB family carbohydrate kinase has translation MTDFNSVTIFGEVLFDCFPNGEKVLGGAPFNICWHLQAFGDSPVFVSRIGQDDLGTQILNNARDWGIETQFIQQDSLHPTGQVQIELTDNEPHYDITAHSAYDFIRFDEMNLNHLGGILYHGSLALRSADSKEQFARLQKAADWSVFLDVNLRAPWWDKTSLFEWLHVAKWVKLNIDELHELGFNNPDLQKAMHDFRNKFACQQLIVTQGAEGSSVLCEEGFFRQTPPKIKHFVDTVGAGDAFTSVYIHGLLHDWPIQKTLQQAQTFAAKIIGLRGALSTDPDFYRNAFMQ, from the coding sequence ATGACTGATTTCAACTCCGTCACGATTTTCGGCGAGGTTCTGTTTGATTGTTTTCCGAACGGAGAAAAAGTACTCGGCGGCGCGCCTTTTAATATCTGCTGGCATCTACAGGCTTTCGGCGACAGTCCGGTTTTTGTTTCACGCATCGGACAGGATGATCTCGGCACGCAAATTCTAAACAACGCCAGAGACTGGGGGATTGAAACACAATTTATTCAACAGGATTCCCTACACCCTACCGGCCAGGTGCAGATCGAGTTGACTGACAATGAGCCGCATTATGACATTACAGCCCACAGTGCCTATGACTTTATCCGTTTTGACGAAATGAATTTAAACCATCTCGGCGGCATTCTTTATCACGGCTCCCTGGCTCTGCGTTCAGCCGATTCCAAAGAGCAATTTGCGCGTTTACAAAAAGCCGCCGACTGGTCCGTTTTTCTCGATGTAAACCTACGAGCGCCCTGGTGGGACAAAACCTCGCTTTTCGAGTGGCTTCATGTCGCCAAATGGGTCAAACTTAATATCGACGAGCTGCATGAACTTGGATTCAACAATCCTGATCTGCAAAAAGCCATGCATGACTTTCGCAACAAATTTGCTTGCCAGCAATTGATTGTCACCCAAGGAGCCGAAGGTTCGTCAGTACTGTGCGAAGAAGGATTTTTCCGCCAAACACCGCCGAAGATAAAACACTTTGTCGATACCGTCGGCGCCGGTGATGCTTTTACCTCCGTCTACATTCACGGACTGCTCCATGACTGGCCAATACAAAAGACGCTGCAACAAGCACAGACTTTCGCCGCAAAAATCATCGGTTTGCGCGGAGCCTTGAGCACAGACCCGGATTTTTACCGCAACGCTTTCATGCAATAA
- a CDS encoding alpha-amylase family glycosyl hydrolase produces MYEQISHSLLNDILNQIKPEISDQDLRHFYTRLGANFYAIHGLFERLYGDRPDFNEQALKLVETMARKYIKRSEKLKQIDIDREKDYNWFLSQKWVGMALYANGFAGDLKGMKNHLNYFQELGINMVHIMPIMECPDGRSDGGYAVSDFRAIDDRVGTLEDLQALSKEMHSRDILLALDVVLNHTSDEHEWAQKARAGDETYQDYYYTFKTRNIPDMFEESMLEVFPETAPGNFTWDEEMQRWVMTVFNDYQWDLNYSNPSVFIEMLDIILYWANQGADILRLDAVAFLWKKIGSTCQNEHEAHLILQLLKDCCQVTAPGVLFIAEAIVAPVEVTKYFGEDAVIAKECEIAYNATFMALLWDAVATKNANLLTQGIKSLPVKLERATWLNYIRCHDDIGLGFDNQDIIQAGYDPNSHRRFLIDFLTGRYENSHSHGLPFAENSKTGDARISGSLASLVGLEYALKNNDIQAQQDAIQIITLLHSMILSFGGIPLLYYGDEIGTLNDDSYLEDPNKMDDNRWVHRPFIDWDKAEKRNTPGTVEYEIFSAIKKMISVRKEIEVFSDFNNRELIDVGNPNLFVFNRYSSQRYNEQVLVVANFNNQPQKLDMQDVAGCMKERECQFIDLYTRQKPEIFNNTLVIPRFGFYWLSTI; encoded by the coding sequence ATGTACGAGCAAATTTCACACTCGCTGCTGAACGACATTCTTAACCAAATCAAACCCGAAATATCCGATCAGGATTTACGTCATTTCTATACCCGGCTTGGTGCCAACTTTTACGCCATTCACGGCTTGTTTGAACGCCTTTACGGAGACCGACCCGATTTCAATGAACAGGCATTGAAACTGGTTGAGACCATGGCCCGTAAATACATTAAACGTTCGGAGAAACTCAAACAGATCGATATCGACCGGGAAAAAGACTACAACTGGTTCCTGAGCCAAAAATGGGTCGGTATGGCGCTTTACGCCAACGGATTTGCCGGCGATCTCAAAGGAATGAAAAACCATCTGAATTATTTTCAGGAACTGGGCATTAATATGGTTCATATTATGCCGATCATGGAATGTCCTGACGGACGAAGTGACGGTGGTTATGCCGTCAGTGACTTCCGCGCCATCGATGACCGTGTCGGAACGCTCGAAGACTTGCAAGCGCTCTCCAAAGAAATGCACTCTCGGGATATCTTGCTGGCTCTGGATGTGGTGCTCAACCATACATCCGATGAGCATGAGTGGGCGCAGAAAGCCCGGGCCGGCGACGAAACTTATCAGGATTACTACTACACCTTCAAAACCCGTAACATCCCGGATATGTTCGAAGAAAGCATGCTTGAAGTTTTCCCCGAAACCGCTCCGGGCAACTTCACCTGGGATGAGGAAATGCAACGCTGGGTAATGACCGTCTTCAACGATTACCAATGGGATTTGAACTACAGCAATCCATCGGTCTTTATCGAAATGCTCGACATTATTCTCTACTGGGCCAATCAGGGAGCAGACATTCTACGCCTCGACGCAGTCGCCTTTTTATGGAAGAAAATCGGCAGCACCTGCCAGAACGAGCACGAAGCGCACCTGATTCTGCAGTTGCTCAAAGACTGCTGCCAAGTGACGGCTCCGGGCGTACTATTTATCGCCGAAGCGATTGTCGCACCGGTTGAAGTCACAAAGTATTTTGGCGAAGATGCCGTTATCGCCAAAGAGTGCGAGATCGCCTATAACGCAACCTTTATGGCTCTGCTGTGGGATGCGGTTGCGACCAAAAATGCCAACCTTCTGACTCAGGGAATCAAAAGTTTGCCGGTTAAACTGGAACGTGCGACCTGGCTCAACTATATTCGCTGCCATGATGATATCGGTCTGGGGTTCGATAATCAGGACATCATTCAAGCCGGTTACGATCCAAACTCTCACCGACGCTTCCTGATCGACTTTCTGACTGGAAGATACGAAAATTCGCATTCGCACGGTCTGCCGTTCGCCGAAAACTCAAAAACCGGAGACGCCCGTATTTCAGGCTCACTGGCGTCACTGGTCGGACTCGAATATGCTCTGAAGAACAACGATATTCAGGCACAACAGGATGCCATCCAGATTATCACCCTGCTGCACAGCATGATCCTTTCGTTCGGTGGAATCCCTCTTCTTTATTACGGTGATGAAATCGGCACCTTGAACGACGACTCCTATCTCGAAGATCCGAACAAAATGGATGATAATCGCTGGGTTCACCGTCCGTTTATTGACTGGGATAAAGCCGAAAAACGGAATACCCCTGGAACGGTTGAATATGAAATCTTCAGCGCGATCAAAAAAATGATCAGCGTCCGTAAAGAGATCGAAGTGTTTTCCGACTTCAATAACCGCGAACTGATTGACGTCGGCAATCCGAACCTATTCGTTTTCAATCGCTATAGCAGTCAACGATATAACGAACAGGTACTTGTGGTCGCGAATTTCAACAACCAGCCGCAAAAACTGGATATGCAGGATGTCGCCGGCTGCATGAAAGAACGCGAGTGCCAGTTTATCGACCTTTATACGCGCCAGAAGCCGGAGATATTCAATAACACCTTGGTTATTCCCCGTTTCGGCTTTTACTGGCTAAGCACGATCTAG
- the thpR gene encoding RNA 2',3'-cyclic phosphodiesterase: MRSFIALPVDNKTSESLSIISKRLQTLPWADQVRWFPEENYHLTLQFLGSKVPPEKIQQVMDSMEEWFSEGMSFFDAEVRQIQLFPTPNKPHTVIASLDATLPMQYLVREIEQHLKPIGLEARKQTFRPHISLGRIKTHSDPSAIHIPADIGQLDDVWLKVERITLYKSQLTHTSPIYTPLKSIQLETYD, translated from the coding sequence ATGCGCAGCTTTATCGCTCTTCCCGTTGATAATAAAACCTCGGAATCGCTGTCGATAATTAGTAAACGTCTACAAACATTGCCCTGGGCAGATCAAGTTCGCTGGTTTCCTGAAGAGAATTATCATCTGACTTTGCAGTTTCTCGGATCGAAAGTGCCGCCAGAAAAAATACAGCAGGTAATGGACTCAATGGAGGAGTGGTTTTCCGAGGGGATGAGTTTTTTCGACGCCGAGGTACGGCAGATTCAGCTGTTTCCGACGCCGAACAAACCGCATACCGTAATCGCATCTCTGGATGCGACCCTACCGATGCAATATCTGGTCAGAGAAATCGAACAACACCTGAAACCCATCGGCCTGGAAGCCCGTAAACAGACCTTCCGGCCGCATATCAGCCTGGGCAGAATCAAAACCCATAGTGATCCAAGCGCAATACACATTCCAGCCGATATCGGGCAACTTGATGATGTCTGGCTTAAAGTTGAACGGATTACGCTCTATAAGAGCCAATTAACGCACACATCCCCCATCTACACGCCATTAAAAAGCATACAGCTGGAAACCTATGATTAA
- a CDS encoding methylated-DNA--[protein]-cysteine S-methyltransferase, with amino-acid sequence MKKDLNKNSHLSFSEQVYQLLLDVPKGKVTTYAALAHALDSRAYRAVGSAMAKNRLPLIIPCHRVIKNNGEIGNYALGKKTKEKLLKLEGIRIKDGKVLDLEQVLFVFGK; translated from the coding sequence ATGAAAAAAGACCTTAATAAAAACAGTCACTTAAGCTTTTCGGAACAGGTTTATCAGTTACTACTGGATGTTCCCAAAGGCAAGGTGACAACCTATGCCGCTCTGGCTCATGCTCTTGATAGCCGTGCCTATCGGGCCGTCGGCAGCGCCATGGCCAAAAACCGCCTGCCGTTGATTATCCCCTGCCATAGAGTGATCAAAAACAACGGTGAAATCGGCAATTATGCTCTGGGTAAAAAGACTAAAGAAAAGCTGCTGAAGCTGGAAGGAATCCGGATTAAGGATGGTAAAGTGCTGGACTTGGAACAGGTACTGTTTGTTTTCGGCAAATAA
- the serS gene encoding serine--tRNA ligase, giving the protein MLDPKRLRSDLANVAAQLKTRGYELDVAQIEALEAQRKEWQVKAQDLQALRNSRSKEIGKAKAQGQDIAPLLEEIEDLKTQLEQAEQKADEVQMQLDDILAGVPNTPHESVPVGNSEDDNVEIRKWGEPRQFDFDVKDHVDLAEARGWFDNDAAVKITSSRFSVLKGSMARLQRALIQFMLDQHANAGYEEVYVPFMVNQDSLRGTGQLPKFEADLYKISKNEEHDTNDRDLYLIPTAEVPVTNLFRDEIIEEDQLPRKCVAHTPCFRSEAGSYGRDTRGLIRQHQFEKVELVQLVHPEKSHEALEELTAQAESILQKLELPYRVVTLCTGDIGFSSAKTYDLEVWLPGQEAYREISSCSNFEDFQARRLKARFRGAKGKPQLVHTLNGSGLAVGRTLVAILENYQNADGSITVPMALRPYLGGTETL; this is encoded by the coding sequence ATGTTAGATCCGAAACGTTTAAGAAGTGATTTGGCGAATGTCGCCGCACAGCTGAAAACCCGCGGCTATGAATTGGATGTCGCGCAGATTGAAGCGCTGGAAGCACAGCGTAAAGAGTGGCAGGTTAAAGCCCAGGATCTACAGGCACTTAGAAACAGTCGTTCCAAAGAGATCGGTAAAGCCAAGGCGCAAGGGCAGGATATTGCACCGCTTTTGGAGGAAATCGAAGATCTTAAAACTCAGCTTGAGCAAGCCGAACAGAAGGCGGATGAAGTTCAGATGCAACTGGATGATATTCTAGCTGGTGTTCCGAATACTCCGCATGAATCGGTTCCGGTCGGTAATTCTGAAGACGATAATGTCGAAATTCGTAAATGGGGTGAACCGCGTCAATTTGATTTCGATGTTAAAGATCATGTTGATTTGGCCGAGGCACGTGGTTGGTTCGATAATGATGCAGCGGTTAAAATCACCTCTTCCCGTTTCTCGGTGCTGAAAGGTTCTATGGCTCGTCTGCAACGCGCTTTGATCCAATTTATGCTTGATCAGCATGCCAATGCCGGTTACGAAGAAGTTTATGTGCCGTTTATGGTCAATCAGGACAGTTTGCGTGGAACCGGTCAGCTACCGAAATTCGAAGCCGATCTTTATAAGATCAGCAAAAACGAAGAACACGATACCAATGACCGCGATCTTTATCTGATTCCGACCGCCGAAGTACCGGTAACCAATCTGTTCCGCGATGAAATTATCGAAGAAGATCAGTTGCCGCGTAAATGTGTTGCGCACACTCCGTGTTTCCGTTCCGAAGCGGGATCCTACGGGCGTGATACGCGCGGTCTGATCCGTCAGCACCAGTTCGAGAAGGTCGAGCTGGTACAACTGGTACATCCCGAGAAGTCGCACGAGGCTTTGGAAGAGTTAACCGCTCAGGCGGAAAGCATTTTGCAGAAGCTTGAACTGCCGTACCGTGTCGTCACTCTGTGTACCGGCGATATCGGATTCTCGTCGGCGAAAACCTACGATTTGGAAGTCTGGCTGCCGGGGCAGGAAGCTTACCGTGAAATTTCGTCCTGCTCGAATTTCGAAGATTTCCAGGCGCGTCGTTTGAAAGCACGTTTTCGTGGTGCTAAAGGCAAGCCGCAACTGGTGCATACATTGAACGGTTCCGGTTTGGCTGTGGGTCGTACCTTGGTTGCCATTCTGGAAAATTACCAGAATGCGGATGGTTCTATTACGGTACCGATGGCGCTTCGTCCATATTTAGGCGGAACTGAAACACTGTAA
- the crcB gene encoding fluoride efflux transporter CrcB: MSIWSWWAIAAGGALGAVARFAVSHQVYVWFGRDFAWGTLAVNVAGSFAMGLLAVLLIDKWSLSNEWRSFILVGFLGAFTTFSTFSYETMQYIQVGEMTKAVANMALSLILTLSAVWLGMIGGRQFLAS; this comes from the coding sequence ATGAGTATTTGGAGTTGGTGGGCGATTGCCGCCGGTGGCGCTCTCGGTGCAGTAGCGCGCTTTGCCGTTTCGCATCAGGTTTATGTTTGGTTCGGGCGTGACTTCGCCTGGGGAACCTTGGCGGTAAATGTTGCCGGATCCTTTGCCATGGGGTTGCTGGCCGTCTTATTGATTGATAAATGGTCGCTGTCGAACGAATGGCGTTCGTTTATTCTGGTTGGTTTTTTGGGGGCCTTTACCACCTTCTCAACGTTTTCTTACGAAACGATGCAGTATATTCAGGTCGGTGAAATGACCAAGGCGGTGGCAAATATGGCGCTCAGTCTGATTTTGACCTTGAGCGCCGTCTGGCTCGGCATGATCGGCGGCAGACAGTTTTTGGCTTCCTAG
- a CDS encoding replication-associated recombination protein A, which yields MKSIIVTHVNSKSLYQPLSDRLRPQALEDYIGQSHLLGKNRVLTRMLQSGKLYSLIFWGPPGVGKTSLARLLAKQSDLQFISLSAVLDGVKEVRAAVEQAKMQREQFNQGTLLFVDEVHRFNKAQQDAFLPFVEDGTFVFIGATTENPSFELNNALLSRAKVLVLRSLDEEELHEVLQKGLNRLQKDFSEEMSAEGGSKEVVLSIEPKAAEMMIGASDGDARRLLNFLEQVIDFVDWAPTDNGLQANIQVAHAKEVIQGGLRRFDKGGEAFYDQISALHKSVRGSDPNAALYWLTRMLDGGVDPRYLARRLIRMASEEIANADPKALQVAVNAAEAYERLGSPEGDLALAQAATYLAVAPKSNAVYMGYKAALKDIKQHGSYEVPLHLRNAPTKLMAELDYGKEYRYAHDEPEAFAAGECYFPEEMEERGYYQPVERGLEIKISAKMRHLQNLNQQAIYKRRK from the coding sequence TTGAAGTCAATTATCGTGACCCACGTGAACAGTAAATCCTTGTATCAGCCCTTATCCGATCGTCTGCGACCACAGGCGTTGGAAGATTATATCGGTCAGAGTCATCTGCTCGGTAAGAACCGTGTGCTGACGCGTATGCTGCAATCGGGAAAACTGTATTCGCTGATTTTCTGGGGGCCTCCGGGGGTGGGTAAGACGTCTCTGGCACGTCTTTTAGCCAAACAGTCTGATTTGCAGTTTATCAGTCTTTCGGCCGTTCTTGACGGCGTCAAAGAGGTCCGTGCAGCTGTTGAACAGGCCAAGATGCAGCGTGAGCAGTTCAATCAGGGAACATTGTTGTTCGTGGATGAAGTACATCGTTTCAATAAAGCGCAACAGGATGCCTTTCTGCCTTTTGTCGAAGACGGAACTTTTGTATTTATTGGTGCGACCACGGAAAATCCGTCGTTTGAATTGAATAACGCTTTGCTCTCGCGCGCCAAGGTATTGGTTTTGCGCTCTCTTGATGAAGAGGAGTTGCATGAAGTTCTGCAAAAGGGGCTGAACAGATTGCAGAAGGACTTCAGCGAAGAGATGTCTGCTGAAGGGGGGAGCAAAGAGGTCGTTTTGAGTATCGAGCCTAAAGCCGCGGAAATGATGATTGGTGCCAGTGATGGCGATGCGCGTCGTCTGTTGAACTTCCTCGAACAGGTAATTGATTTTGTTGACTGGGCGCCTACAGATAATGGCTTGCAGGCTAATATTCAGGTGGCTCATGCCAAGGAAGTGATTCAAGGCGGCTTAAGACGTTTTGATAAGGGTGGCGAAGCTTTCTATGATCAGATTTCTGCTCTGCACAAGTCGGTACGCGGATCCGATCCGAATGCGGCACTTTATTGGCTGACCCGTATGTTGGATGGCGGCGTTGATCCGCGTTATCTGGCGCGCAGGTTGATTCGCATGGCCTCCGAAGAAATTGCCAATGCCGATCCGAAGGCATTGCAGGTAGCGGTTAATGCCGCCGAAGCTTATGAACGTCTCGGCTCTCCGGAAGGGGATCTGGCGTTGGCACAAGCGGCAACCTATCTGGCGGTCGCGCCGAAGTCGAACGCAGTGTATATGGGTTACAAGGCGGCATTGAAAGATATTAAACAGCATGGTTCTTACGAGGTGCCGTTGCATTTGCGTAATGCGCCGACCAAGTTAATGGCCGAACTGGATTACGGCAAGGAATATCGTTATGCGCACGATGAGCCGGAAGCCTTTGCCGCCGGTGAATGTTACTTCCCGGAAGAGATGGAAGAGCGAGGCTATTACCAGCCTGTAGAAAGAGGCTTGGAGATAAAAATTTCCGCTAAAATGAGGCATCTGCAAAACCTCAACCAGCAAGCGATTTATAAACGCCGTAAATAG
- a CDS encoding LolA family protein — MLKHLLKTLLLGATFLAVPAYAHPLQDFVNQLKTFEADFSQTLQEEDYLQFNQKSEKGHFKLSRPSKLVWEYAPKDGQKIVVDGANLWVWDKDLMQVTVRPIAEVQADIPLSWLLYDEKIEEKFEIIDAGERLGMNWYNLEPKKGTYFQSIEIGLKDGVMTEAWLYEGPDKVTKIVFSNIQINQPLAEDNFRFTLPKGADLIGEPIQNGL; from the coding sequence ATGTTAAAACACTTGCTGAAAACGCTGCTACTCGGGGCGACGTTTCTTGCCGTACCGGCGTATGCTCATCCATTGCAGGATTTTGTCAATCAGTTGAAAACTTTCGAGGCGGACTTTTCTCAGACTCTGCAGGAAGAGGATTATCTGCAGTTCAACCAGAAGAGCGAAAAAGGGCATTTTAAGTTGTCCCGCCCGAGCAAGCTGGTTTGGGAGTATGCACCGAAAGATGGACAGAAAATTGTCGTCGACGGGGCGAATCTTTGGGTTTGGGATAAGGATCTGATGCAGGTCACTGTGCGCCCGATTGCCGAAGTGCAAGCGGATATTCCGCTCAGCTGGTTGCTGTACGATGAAAAAATCGAAGAGAAATTTGAAATTATCGATGCCGGAGAGCGTCTGGGTATGAATTGGTATAACCTTGAGCCGAAAAAGGGGACCTATTTCCAGAGCATCGAGATCGGTCTGAAGGATGGCGTGATGACCGAAGCCTGGTTGTATGAAGGGCCGGACAAGGTGACCAAAATCGTTTTCAGCAATATTCAGATCAATCAGCCGCTGGCCGAAGACAACTTCCGCTTTACTCTGCCGAAAGGGGCGGATCTGATCGGCGAGCCGATTCAGAACGGACTTTGA